From a single Pieris napi chromosome 7, ilPieNapi1.2, whole genome shotgun sequence genomic region:
- the LOC125051103 gene encoding cysteine and histidine-rich domain-containing protein morgana encodes MPENTNLIQCYNRGCGQLFDPNDNDKDTCCHHPGAPVFHDAYKGWSCCNKKSVDFTEFLNIKGCTLSKHNSVKPVEPEKKALDKDLEQKQVIEVRAPIVGPRLPRPPFDTPVVTLKPNVAESLKQSVRNTSQQAAIITDGTIAIGTICKNGGCSAAYEGPQTNDSICTHHPGFPVFHEGLKFWTCCQKRTTDFNTFLSQPGCTTGTHKWIKEAAAAGTVKCRWDWHQTPEYVIVSVYAKKYDPTTSFVKLNPIRLNVKLFFCEEGNASFELDLELRGVIDLDKSSASMLGTKVEVKLKKAEPGAWSKLDFPRAPPQVEQKEITQPQVEEDDLVDLSTVEAIHSIGQINMSG; translated from the exons ATGCCGGAAAATACTAATCTTATACAGTGTTATAATCGGGGTTGTGGTCAACTTTTCGATCCCAATGATAATGATAAAG aTACGTGCTGTCATCACCCTGGTGCACCTGTTTTCCACGACGCATATAAAGGATGGTCCTGTTGTAATAAGAAAAGCGTTGATTTTACAGagtttttgaatataaaaggATGTACATTATCTAAACATAATAGTGTG aaacctGTGGAACCAGAGAAAAAGGCTTTGGATAAAGATTTGGAGCAAAAACAAGTGATAGAAGTAAGGGCCCCAATTGTTGGACCACGACTGCCCAGGCCTCCATTTGACACACCAGTTGTTACCTTAAAACCAAATGTTGCGGAATCTTTAAAGCAAAGTGTTCGTAATACTTCACAACAAGCTGCTATTATTACTGAtgg gaCTATAGCAATTGGCACAATATGCAAGAATGGTGGATGTAGTGCAGCATATGAAGGCCCCCAAACTAATGACAGTATATGCACACACCACCCTGGCTTTCCAGTGTTTCATGAAGGGCTTAAATTTTGGACTTGTTGTCAAAAAAGGACTACTGACTTTAATACCTTCTTAAGTCAACCAGGTTGCACAACTGGTACTCACAAATGGATTAAAGAG GCTGCTGCTGCTGGCACTGTAAAATGTCGCTGGGACTGGCACCAGACACCAGAATATGTAATAGTCAGTGTGTATGCAAAAAAGTATGATCCTACAACAAGTTTTGTAAAGTTGAATCCAATTCGGCTTAATGTAAAGCTCTTTTTCTGTGAAGAGGGAAATGCTTCTTTTGAGTTAGACCTTGAACTAAGAGGG GTCATAGATTTGGACAAAAGTAGCGCATCAATGTTGGGTACTAAAGTTGAGGTTAAACTAAAGAAAGCTGAACCAGGTGCTTGGAGTAAATTAGATTTCCCGCGAGCCCCACCTCAAGTCGAACAAAAGGAAATAACTCAACCACAAGTTGAAGAAGATGACTTAGTGGATCTATCAACAGTTGAAGCAATTCATTCAATCGGCCAAATCAATATGTCGGGCTAA